In Pan troglodytes isolate AG18354 chromosome 5, NHGRI_mPanTro3-v2.0_pri, whole genome shotgun sequence, the sequence AAGAGTTGACTGTGGCAGGAGGGGAGCAGAAGGGGGATGGCAATGCTATTTAGGAATATtgaagaaaacccagaaatacaaattataagtTGTGactcagaatttaaagtatagtTCAGTTATTGGACTAAAGCATATAAAATTTTTTAGAAACCATGTTTAAGTCTTCTTGTCCCTGTCTAACAATCCTGTGTTATACATTCTTTCAATTTCAAATGCCACATTCTGACCTCCTCTTCACTGTTGTGCCTCAAAgcactcttcctttctctcttaccCCTCCTGGTGTTTTTGTTAGACTCTGTAATCTTTCTGTCTTCCAATAATAATTATACCCCCATGTAACTTTGGAAGCACTCTATCACTGATATCTCTACTCTATTTCACTTTATTAATCAGCTTTGCTTATATTGTGAATTTTTATaagttggtgtgtgtgtgcatgtctgtttAAACCTTCATTTGCATGTTATTTTATTCGTCTAGAAATAAACTGCtagcataaataaatgaatatcatTTAATTCTTTCTATAATCATgttcaattatttcttttcagttcatattaatattttaaagtgacTACCTAATTGCTCTTTAACATGGGAAGTTCCTATCTATAAGTAAGATTATTATGGCTGCAGTTATTCCTTTCTCTGTAACTGCAAAATTGGAAATagtctgaaaatgcaaaaaaaaatcaatttaactttttaaaataaaaaattatttccttaaatattgtCTTTCTGATTATGGAATATCTTAGTCTTCATTTATCCAAATGTTAACTCAAGGATGTATATAAAAGAACTCAGTAACTTGAAAAGCTATTGCTTGTATCCACAGCTGGACAAATATCTCAATGAAGCATACAAAGGAAACTGTATAAAAATTCTACTGCCATAATGGTGCACACTATCTGGAATTGGGATACTTTTTTCTCCAATCTGTTTGCAAGTGAGCGGTTGACAATGCATGGACAGACTTTGAGTTTATGCGATTCTTTCTTTAGGTACAGGAAAAACAAGAATGTTgatgaaaaaaaatgcaagttttGAAGACTTCTTTATTCTACTTGGATTTTCTAACTGGCCTCATCTGGAAGTAGTTCTCTTTGTGGTTATCTTGATCTTCTACTTGATACCACTGATAGGAAACCTGTTCATCATCATCCTGTCATACCTGGACTCCCATCTCCACACTCCTATgtacttcttcctttcaaatCTCTCATTTCTGGATCTCTGCTACACCACCAGCTCTATCCCTCAGTTGCTGGTGAATCTCTGGGGCCCGGAAAAGACCATCTCTTATGCTGGTTGTACGGTTCAACTTTACTTTGTTCTCGCACTGGGAACTGCAGAGTGTGTCCTACTGGTGGTGATGTCCTATGATCGTTATGCAGCTGTGTGTAGACCTTTGCATTACACTGTCCTCATGCACCCTCGTTTCTGCCGCTTGTTGGCTGCGGCTTCTTGGGTAAGTGGTTTTACAACCTCAGCACTTCATTCCTCCTTTACTTTCTGGATACCCCTACGTAGACATCGCCTAGTGGATCACTTCTTCTGTGAAGTTCCAGCACTTCTGCGATTATCATGTGTTGATACCCATGCAAATAAGCTGACCCTCATGGTCATGAGCTCCATTTTTGTTCTCATACCTCTCATCCTTATCCTCACTTCCTATGGTGCCATTGCCCGGGCTGTACTGAGCATGCAATCAACCACTGGGCTTCAGAAAG encodes:
- the LOC471930 gene encoding olfactory receptor 2J1 — encoded protein: MLMKKNASFEDFFILLGFSNWPHLEVVLFVVILIFYLIPLIGNLFIIILSYLDSHLHTPMYFFLSNLSFLDLCYTTSSIPQLLVNLWGPEKTISYAGCTVQLYFVLALGTAECVLLVVMSYDRYAAVCRPLHYTVLMHPRFCRLLAAASWVSGFTTSALHSSFTFWIPLRRHRLVDHFFCEVPALLRLSCVDTHANKLTLMVMSSIFVLIPLILILTSYGAIARAVLSMQSTTGLQKVLRTCGAHLMVVSLFFIPVMCMYLQPPSENSQDQGKFIALFYTVVTPSLNPLIYTLRNKDVRGAVKRLMGWEWGM